One Carassius auratus strain Wakin chromosome 4, ASM336829v1, whole genome shotgun sequence DNA segment encodes these proteins:
- the LOC113062075 gene encoding myogenic factor 5: protein MDVFSTSQIYYDSTCASSPEALEFGPGGELAGSEEDEHVRAPGAPHQPGHCLQWACKACKRKSSTVDRRRAATMRERRRLKKVNHAFEALRRCTSANPSQRLPKVEILRNAIQYIESLQELLREQVENYYSLPMESSSEPASPSSSCSESMVDCNSPVWPQMNPNFGNNYNFEAQNASVVGRTPGASSLQCLSSIVDRLSSVDTGVAMGTRNMVALSPTGSDSQCSSADSPSNRPVYHVL from the exons ATGGACGTATTCTCGACATCCCAGATCTACTACGATAGCACTTGTGCCTCGTCGCCTGAAGCTTTGGAGTTCGGCCCTGGAGGAGAACTGGCCGGGTCTGAAGAGGACGAGCACGTCAGGGCCCCCGGGGCCCCGCACCAGCCAGGTCACTGTCTGCAATGGGCCTGCAAAGCTTGCAAGCGCAAATCCAGCACTGTGGACCGCCGGAGAGCCGCCACCATGAGGGAGCGCCGCCGGCTGAAGAAAGTGAACCATGCGTTTGAGGCACTACGGCGCTGCACCTCGGCGAACCCCAGTCAGCGTCTTCCCAAGGTGGAGATCCTGAGGAACGCCATCCAGTACATCGAAAGCCTTCAGGAGCTTCTCAGGGAACAAGTGGAGAACTACTACAGCCTGCCAATGGAGAGCAGCTCTGAGCCGGCCAGCCCTTCTTCAAGCTGTTCTGAAAGCATG GTTGACTGCAATAGTCCTGTGTGGCCTCAAATGAATCCAAACTTTGGGAACAACTACAACTTTGAAGCACAAAATG CTAGCGTGGTGGGCAGAACCCCAGGAGCGTCCAGTTTGCAGTGTCTGTCCAGCATCGTGGACAGGCTGTCTTCTGTCGATACAGGAGTTGCGATGGGAACGAGGAACATGGTTGCTCTCTCTCCAACTGGAAGTGATTCCCAGTGCAGTTCTGCAGACAGTCCCAGCAACAGACCAGTCTACCACGTCCTGTGA
- the LOC113062081 gene encoding myogenic factor 6, with protein MMDLFETNTYFFNDLRYLEADHGTLDMPGVSPLYEGNDSPLSPGQDPVPSETGCESSGEEHVLAPPGLQPHCDGQCLMWACKICKRKSAPTDRRKAATLRERRRLKKINEAFDALKKKTVPNPNQRLPKVEILRSAINYIEKLQDLLHTLDEPEQNSDSDPYTYNVKENHVAPNEYHWKKNCQNWQGIPDHSNSQLAGHREEASVESSTSSSLRCLSSIVDSISTEETKARCPDQTTEK; from the exons ATGATGGACCTGTTTGAGACCAACACTTATTTTTTCAACGATTTACGTTATCTCGAGGCGGACCATGGGACCTTGGATATGCCTGGAGTGTCCCCACTCTATGAGGGGAACGACAGCCCTCTGTCTCCGGGACAGGATCCGGTCCCGTCCGAGACAGGGTGCGAGAGCAGCGGGGAGGAACACGTCCTCGCGCCTCCGGGGCTCCAGCCTCACTGCGACGGTCAGTGTCTAATGTGGGCTTGTAAGATCTGTAAGAGAAAGTCCGCGCCGACCGACCGGCGAAAGGCCGCCACTCTGAGAGAAAGGAGGCGGCTTAAAAAGATCAACGAAGCGTTTGACGCGCTAAAGAAAAAGACGGTGCCCAATCCGAACCAGAGGCTGCCCAAAGTGGAGATTTTACGCAGCGCGATAAACTACATCGAGAAGCTCCAGGACCTGTTGCATACGCTAGACGAGCCAGAACAGAACTCTGACAGTGACCCTTACACGTACAACGTGAAAGAAAACCAT gtggctcccaATGAGTATCACTGGAAAAAGAATTGCCAGAATTGGCAGGGGATTCCAGATCATTCCAACTCCCAGCTGGCCGGTCACAGAGAAG AAGCCTCTGTGGAGTCCTCCACGTCCAGCAGCCTTCGTTGCCTCTCCTCGATTGTTGACAGCATTTCCACTGAAGAGACGAAAGCTCGCTGTCCCGACCAGACCACAGAAAAGTGA